Proteins from a single region of Diorhabda sublineata isolate icDioSubl1.1 chromosome 2, icDioSubl1.1, whole genome shotgun sequence:
- the LOC130452640 gene encoding tyrosine-protein phosphatase non-receptor type 61F isoform X2: MTSGNNIESEYLQLNAKNEWQILYQRIRNQSYKDNIYTEAVKPQNKILNRYRDVNPYDHSRIVLNRNSIDYINANLVKVERANRQYILTQGPLSNTYSHFWLMIWEQQTKAVVMLNKLVEKKQDKCYQYWPSKIGSEHIMKLEDVGLTVEYLEQQDHSYYLTRLLRLTDTESGKSRDIIQFHYTTWPDFGVPCSPTAFLEFLKKVRDAGGLEADVGPAVVHCSAGIGRSGTFCLVDSCLVLIEKYGINSVDVKEILLEMRKYRMGLIQTAEQLRFSYQAIIEGTKQIFNQNSDDNKDNHVVISNNISPNVSEENSESEDEPPPLPPPRMESLNKTNGNGIDRPLPLIPKSISEDNGWNFENKEYQDEELQSYIPSGPLPVVPGDELSEEDELEEEDDDDEEVRSESPVSDHSDLINSKQSSELRQRNRLERKEKLEAQVRDMKRRQQANEQWTQLKRPKTSHQD; encoded by the exons ATGACATCTGGCAACAACATTGAATCGGAATACTTACAGCTGAATGCTAAAAATGAATGGCAAATTCTTTATCAG AGAATCCGCAATCAGAGTTATAAAGACAATATATACACAGAAGCTGTCAAACCACAAAATAAGATTTTAAATAGGTACAGAGATGTGAATCCTTATGATCATAGCAGGATAGTATTGAACCGTAATTCAATAGATTATATTAATGCTAATCTTGTTAAAGTTGAAAGAGCGAATAGACAGTATATTCTCACCCAAGGACCGTTATCTAATACTTACAGTCATTTTTGGTTGATGATATGGGAACAACAGACCAAAGCG GTAGTCATGTTAAATAAATTGGTAGAAAAAAAGCAAGACAAATGTTATCAATATTGGCCGTCCAAAATTGGTTCAGAACATATAATGAAACTTGAAGACGTCGGATTAACTGTAGAATATTTAGAACAGCAAGACCATTCTTATTATTTAACACGACTGCTTAGACTGACCGATACCGAAAGTGGCAAATCTCGTGATATCATACAATTTCATTATACAACTTGGCCAGATTTCGGAGTTCCTTGTTCACCTACAGCGTTTTTAGAATTCCTTAAAAAAGTTAGAGATGCAGGAGGATTGGAAGCAGACGTCGGACCTGCAGTGGTGCATTGCTCTGCAGGGATTGGTAGATCTGGGACGTTTTGTTTAGTTGATTCTTGTTTAGTTTTG ATCGAAAAATATGGTATAAATTCCGTGGACGTTAAAGAAATTCTATTAGAAATGAGGAAATATCGAATGGGTTTAATTCAGACCGCCGAACAGTTGAGGTTTTCATATCAAGCTATCATAGAAGgaactaaacaaatatttaatcaaaattcagATGATAATAAG GACAACCATGTAGTAATAAGTAACAACATATCGCCAAATGTTTCGGAAGAAAATTCCGAATCTGAAGACGAACCTCCACCATTACCTCCCCCCCGAATGGAAAGTCTCAATAAAACAAATGGAAATGGTATTGATAGGCCTCTTCCACTTATACCAAAAAGTATATCTGAAGATAACGGTTGGAATTTCGAAAACAAAGAATACCAAGACGAAGAG CTTCAGTCTTACATACCAAGTGGTCCTTTACCAGTTGTCCCTGGAGATGAACTTAGCGAAGAAGATGAATTAGAAGAAGAGGATGATGATGACGAAGAAGTTAGATCTGAAAGTCCTGTTTCGGATCACTCGGATTTAATTAACTCCAAACAAAG cTCCGAGTTAAGACAACGAAATCGATTggagagaaaagaaaaattggagGCGCAAGTTAGAGATATGAAACGTCGTCAACAAGCCAACGAACAGTGGACGCAATTGAAGAG GCCTAAAACATCACATCAAGACtga
- the LOC130452640 gene encoding tyrosine-protein phosphatase non-receptor type 61F isoform X1: MTSGNNIESEYLQLNAKNEWQILYQRIRNQSYKDNIYTEAVKPQNKILNRYRDVNPYDHSRIVLNRNSIDYINANLVKVERANRQYILTQGPLSNTYSHFWLMIWEQQTKAVVMLNKLVEKKQDKCYQYWPSKIGSEHIMKLEDVGLTVEYLEQQDHSYYLTRLLRLTDTESGKSRDIIQFHYTTWPDFGVPCSPTAFLEFLKKVRDAGGLEADVGPAVVHCSAGIGRSGTFCLVDSCLVLIEKYGINSVDVKEILLEMRKYRMGLIQTAEQLRFSYQAIIEGTKQIFNQNSDDNKDNHVVISNNISPNVSEENSESEDEPPPLPPPRMESLNKTNGNGIDRPLPLIPKSISEDNGWNFENKEYQDEELQSYIPSGPLPVVPGDELSEEDELEEEDDDDEEVRSESPVSDHSDLINSKQSSELRQRNRLERKEKLEAQVRDMKRRQQANEQWTQLKRSLYLPLVIGGTLILGGGLIAYFYFKD; the protein is encoded by the exons ATGACATCTGGCAACAACATTGAATCGGAATACTTACAGCTGAATGCTAAAAATGAATGGCAAATTCTTTATCAG AGAATCCGCAATCAGAGTTATAAAGACAATATATACACAGAAGCTGTCAAACCACAAAATAAGATTTTAAATAGGTACAGAGATGTGAATCCTTATGATCATAGCAGGATAGTATTGAACCGTAATTCAATAGATTATATTAATGCTAATCTTGTTAAAGTTGAAAGAGCGAATAGACAGTATATTCTCACCCAAGGACCGTTATCTAATACTTACAGTCATTTTTGGTTGATGATATGGGAACAACAGACCAAAGCG GTAGTCATGTTAAATAAATTGGTAGAAAAAAAGCAAGACAAATGTTATCAATATTGGCCGTCCAAAATTGGTTCAGAACATATAATGAAACTTGAAGACGTCGGATTAACTGTAGAATATTTAGAACAGCAAGACCATTCTTATTATTTAACACGACTGCTTAGACTGACCGATACCGAAAGTGGCAAATCTCGTGATATCATACAATTTCATTATACAACTTGGCCAGATTTCGGAGTTCCTTGTTCACCTACAGCGTTTTTAGAATTCCTTAAAAAAGTTAGAGATGCAGGAGGATTGGAAGCAGACGTCGGACCTGCAGTGGTGCATTGCTCTGCAGGGATTGGTAGATCTGGGACGTTTTGTTTAGTTGATTCTTGTTTAGTTTTG ATCGAAAAATATGGTATAAATTCCGTGGACGTTAAAGAAATTCTATTAGAAATGAGGAAATATCGAATGGGTTTAATTCAGACCGCCGAACAGTTGAGGTTTTCATATCAAGCTATCATAGAAGgaactaaacaaatatttaatcaaaattcagATGATAATAAG GACAACCATGTAGTAATAAGTAACAACATATCGCCAAATGTTTCGGAAGAAAATTCCGAATCTGAAGACGAACCTCCACCATTACCTCCCCCCCGAATGGAAAGTCTCAATAAAACAAATGGAAATGGTATTGATAGGCCTCTTCCACTTATACCAAAAAGTATATCTGAAGATAACGGTTGGAATTTCGAAAACAAAGAATACCAAGACGAAGAG CTTCAGTCTTACATACCAAGTGGTCCTTTACCAGTTGTCCCTGGAGATGAACTTAGCGAAGAAGATGAATTAGAAGAAGAGGATGATGATGACGAAGAAGTTAGATCTGAAAGTCCTGTTTCGGATCACTCGGATTTAATTAACTCCAAACAAAG cTCCGAGTTAAGACAACGAAATCGATTggagagaaaagaaaaattggagGCGCAAGTTAGAGATATGAAACGTCGTCAACAAGCCAACGAACAGTGGACGCAATTGAAGAGGTCTTTATATTTACCTTTAGTTATAGGAGGCACCCTTATTTTGGGCGGTGGTCTCATTGCttacttttatttcaaagatTGA